In the genome of Noviherbaspirillum saxi, the window ATAGGTCGGCCCCTGCATCCACAAGAAAAACGCAAATGCCGCAACGCCCAGCAACGCCAGGATAAACAGTGTTCCGGCAGCTTTTTTCATATGCCCCCCTTCGGGACGAGTCGAACACGTTCGCTACGAAATGCATGCCTGCAGACCGCACTGCACGACCATAAACTACGTTATGCCATTTTCCGGGAAGATTCCAAGCGGTTTGGCAAGAGTGCTTATGTTTTGTCAATTGTTCTTGATCACAATGAATGAAAGCACTGTCAATTTAGGAGCCTTTGCAAAAGTTTCTTGTTTTCATTTTGCAATGGCGTGCGCGCCATAATTGCGGTAAGTTTCTTTTGCCAGCCGATTATCTATAAGACTCTACCCATGACCTACGAAGAATATCTAGACGAAGTCACTACCCTGCTCACCGAAATGTTCAACATGAGCGATGAAGAAGCGATCAAGCTCGTGATGCGCGTACAGGCCGCCGACTTTTTCACCTTGCACGACGACCTGCCCGAAATGCGCACGCAGGAGCGGGCCGAACGAGATGCGAAAACGATTTTCGAACAGCACAGGAAATCGCACACTTCCAATCCATCGAAGCGGTCGGCCAAGTCCAGAAAATAATCGGTGCTCAAGAAACCGGCGCGCAAGAATCTCCGTCATTCCTCGCCGATCTCCAGCAACACGGGCTGATGATCGGATGCATCGCTCTGATCATCGACATGTATCCGACGTACGCGCGGCGCAAGGTCGTCGCTGATAAATACGAAATCGCAGGTGAATGGATCGCCGGGCCATTGCACCTTGTCGTAGAGCCCCACCGTCGGCGCATGCGGCTGCCCGGGATAAAGCAGCGTCGACGCATCACGATACGGCGGCGTGCCGTCGTCAAAGTCTGCGAGCAAATTCCTTCGCTCTTCCGAATCAGGTCGACAATTGAAATCGCCTAGCAGGATCGCCTGCTTGCCGCGTCCCGGATGAAAGAAAGGACCATCGGAAGTCGAGCCGGCATCCGGCATCGCCGCATGGGCAACGGCTTCACGATGCAGCTCGCGCAAGCGTTCGACCTGTGCACAGCGCTGCAGCGCGGAGTAGTACTCAAGATGGGTAACGGTAATCCGCACGGCGCCGAGCGGCGTTTGCAGGCTTGCTTCCAGCGCTATCCTTTGCATGCTCTTCTTGCCGGGGTCGACCGGCCAGGGAAGTAGATGCCGGAATACCGGGCCAACAGCAAAGCGCGAAAGCATCATGTTGCCGAAACTGCGACGACCGCCTCCCGGCCCTGAAGCATCGACGGCCTTGCCGGCGATTGCGTGGAAGCCGGGCAAACGACGCGCGATTTCCTCGAACTGATTGCGTTCGTCATTTCCCGGCAATTCGGCATAGCCCGAAGACACTTCTTGCAGGCACAGCACATCGAAGTCTGCGATACGGCGCGCATGCGTGATGATGCGATCAATATCGACGCGGCCGTCCGCACCACGGCCCCATTGAATATTCCATGTGATCAGCTTCATGTTGGCTCCATGGCTTCAGGCAACTTTCCAGAACTTGCACTTGCCTGCACGGGCGTCCTTTACACCGTTTTCTCCTTGTAGGAATCGCCCATCCATACGTAATAAGTTCATATGCAGAAGGCTACCGCTTTTCCGGCTCGCCACCGATGCGCAGTATTTGAGCGATCTCTACATGTTGGACGCCCCCTTGAATGGATTGAACAAGCGCATGGCACGTTTCTCGCGATTGCCACGACTCTTCCCGGGAGTCTGTCATGAATATTCAACTGAAGAAACTGTCGGAACAGGTCATCGTCATGACCGGCGCCACCAGCGGTATCGGCCTATCGACCGCGCGCAAGGCGGCCAGGCAGCGCGCCAAACTGGTATTGGTCGCACGCAACGAAGATGCGCTCAGGGTGGTAAGCGACGACTTGAACCTGCAAGGTGCGGAATGCATGTATGTGGTCGCCGATGTGGCGAATGAATCCGATTTGCGCCGCGTTGCCGATGCGGCCATTGCCCGTTTTGGCGGCTTCGACACCTGGTTCAATATTGCCGGCGTGGGCATCTTCGGCAAGAATGAAGAAGTATCGATCGAGGACATGCGCCGCCTGTTCGACGTCAATTTCTGGGGCGTCGTGCACGGGTCGCTGATCGCTGTGCAACACCTGAAGCAGCGCGGCGGCGCATTGATCAATGTTGGCAGCGACGTATCGGACCGTGCGCTTCCCTTGATGGGTGCGTATTCCGCATCCAAGCATGCGGTAAAAGGCTTTACCGATTCGCTGCGCATGGAACTGGAAGAAGAAGGCGCGCCGGTGTCGGTCACGCTGATCAAGCCGGCCGCAATCGATACGATGTTCGTTGCCCATGCCAAGAATTACCTTGAATACGAACCCAAGTTGCCGCCCCCGGTTTATGCACCGCACGTGGTTGCCGACGCCCTTCTCTATGTGGCCCAAAACCCGGTGCGCGACATGTATGTCGGCAGCCGCGCCAAGATGATGGGGGCTGGCGCGCATTACATGCCGCGTGTGATGGACAAGGGCATGGAACGTTTCATTTACCGCTTGATGAAATCCGACCAGCCGGCCGGAGACCGCGACAACAACAGTCTGTACACCCACAAAACCGATTTGCTGGAGCGCGGCGGGGTGGGTGTGCCGCCACGTGAAACCAGCTACTACACCAGCGCAATGACGCATCCCCGCACAACGCGCGCCGTCGTGCTCGGCACCGGCCTTGCATTGGCGGCGGTGTGGCAGATGCGTCGGCGTCAACAACGCAGTGCGTACTGACGGCTGCGGGCATTGACTGGCGCTACAGTGCTTGCTTCTATAGAGTTAAATAGGACACATCTGCCATAACGCAGGTGTGTCCGCATGGGCTTGGATCGTTTAGCGTCCTAAGCCGTTTGTCGGTCCACTGATCCCGGGACCGCTGGGCGAACCACTGGAACCGCTACCCATGGTGCCGACGCCGGGAGAGGTCTGGCTTGTCGTCGCGCCCAAGCCGGACGCGCCGCTGCTGCTGGCGCCAGAGGTGCCAGCAGCCGATGGCGGACAATCTGTGCGCCCGCTGGACGAGGTGGTTCCGGCCCCGCCGGTTCCTCCAGTGCTGCTGTTACGGCTGCTATTGCCGGATACCGCGTCGGTGCATGGGCTGATCGCCGGACGCGAACAGACTGTTTTCAAAAGCCCGCATATCCATTCCGATCGCATGCATGTCCAACCCGGATTGCTGTACTCTCGGAAAGAGCTGCTGCTCTTCAAATTCGATGTGCCTGAGCATCGCATCCGCCAGTTCGCGAAACAGTTGCTCGGTCTGCGGATCCCCCTCTTCCATTGTGCCCAGTCTTGTCATCAGCTGCTTTGCCTGTTGGTGGTCTGCCTCGCACCGGTCGACCAGGCTGGCCGCGATATCGCTCACACGTGGATAGAATACGCCCTCTTCCATTGATGTATGCATCTCGAGCAGCAGCAAAATGCGTGGTCCGATTTCTTTCTTCTGGCTCAAATCCTGCGTGTTCCGGTAAGTCTCAAATAGTTGGCGGATCAGCGAATGGTCGGCTTTCAGGGCATCGACCGGCCGGTCCACCGGAAAGCCCCCTGCGGCACGTTGCATATTGTGATCCGGCTCCATATCGACTCCTTTTCTCAGCTAGCGTAGAAAGAATGATTGTAGGAGCGGCACGCACGATTGCAAGGCGCATTGAAGCGGATCGTTTCCAGTTTTTAATTGTTCGCTTTTTTTCTTGCCACCGCCTCGACCAGCAGGTACACCACGGTCGCCACCGCAAGGGGTGCCAGATAGTAAATTGCCCGATACGTAAGCAGCGCCGCCAGCAATTCGCTTTTGGAGACCTGATCCGAAAGCAGCGTGACGAATACGGCTTCAAGCACACCAAGTCCGGCCGGCACGTGAGTAATCACACCGGCGATGGCGGCCACCAGCAATACCCCTAGCACGACAGGAAATGCAATTTTCTGTTCAAGCAGCATGTACATCACGGCGCTGATCAACAGCCAGTTTGCCGATGACATCATCAGCTGCAGCAATGCAAGCCGCAGCGAAGGCAAGGTGAGCTCATGTCCTTTTATATTCCAGCTGCGCTTGCGCATGGTTGCGCACAGTACAAGGTAAGCAAATGCCAGCGCCAGAAGCACGCCCCCGAGTATGCGCAAACCCAGCACATCCAGCTTCCAGTCTTCCGGCACAGGAATGGGCCGCCACACGAACACCAGGCCGGCCAGCAACAGATAGCCGAGCCAGTTCGTCAGCATGCTCATCGCGACCACCCGGGTCGTGACTTCCGCATCGAGGCCTAGCCGCGAGTAAAGCCGGTAGCGAAACGCCACGCCGCCCACCAGCGAACCCAGGTTGAGATTGAATGCATAGCTGATGAAGTTGACCGTCATTACTTGTCGCACACCAAGCTGGTGGCCGGTGGTGTAGCGACCGATCAGGTCGAAACAGCTGTACAGCGTATAGCTTGCCGCACCGAAGGCGGCGGCGATCAATATGCCTTGCAGCGGCCGCCGCCGCATGGTGTCGAATACCTCATCCCATTCGATCGTGCGTGCCTGCGTGATCAGCAGATATCCGACCAGCGTAAAGAATGCGAGCGTCAGCAGGCGCTTTGTCCAAGGCCACCATGGCTTCGAAGTCAAACCATGCCCTGCTGGTTGATCCGACGGCGCAACGGGGCGTCGGTCCGCCTCTGCGTTCATGGGCACGCCTTGTCTTCCAGTCGGTCGGCGCCATCGTGCACGGCCTTCGATACCGGCAACGATGCCAGCCTTGGCGCATGGGCCGGCAGCAGGCCGGCCCATGATGGATAGCGTCGCAATACATGGAACAGGAAAAAGCTCCTGAACTGACGCCAGGCGCTGGACTCGGTCAGGTCTTTGGCTTCGATCCGCTTGCAGCTGTTGCTCATCAGCTCCTGCAAGTTTTCGCCAAGCTGCCGGTTGAATTCTGGATCGCGAATCATCACGTTGGCTTCGAGATTCAGTGCCAGACTAAGCGGGTCGAGATTGCTGGAACCGACTGTTGCCCACTCGTCGTCGACGACCGCCACCTTGCCATGCAAGGGCCGATCGCAATATTCATAAATTCTTACGTCGCCGCGCAATAGATAGTGATACAGCATGGCAGCGGCAGTCTGAACAATTGCCATGTCGGGATTGCCTTGCAGGATGAGCGACACTTCGACACCGCGCCGCGCAGCGTTGCGCAGATTACGCAGAAATACATAACCGGGAAAGAAATAGGCGTTCGCGATAATGACGCGCTTGCGCGCCAAACGGATCGCCAGCCGGTACTGGCGTTCGATATCGTCGCGGTGCTGGCGGTTATCGCGCCAGATGAAAATAGCATCGGCATTGCCGGCGTGTGCGGGTTTCACTGCCGCCGGCAATGCGGGCTTGCGCTGGAACCAGTGCCGACGCGGCGAGCCGTCTCGGATGGCCTGATGCATGAACTGGTGAATGTCGGCCACGATCGGGCCTTCTGCTTCGACCGCATAGTCTTGTTTCGCCTCGGGTCCGTAATCCCCGAGATGATCTGCAGAATAGTTGATGCCCCCGATAAATGCGCGGGCGCCATCGACCACCACCAGCTTGCGATGCATGCGGCGAAAGTAATTTATTCTTCGAAACAGCATGGGCGCAGGGTCGAATACATGCAACCGTACCCCTGCCTGCGTGAGGGATGAAATAAAGTCGTCCGACAAATCGGGTGAACCGAATGCATCGATGGTGATGTCAACCTGCACACCACGCTGTGCTGCTTCCATCAATACGGCATGCAGCCGCGTTCCTACCTTATCTTCGTACAGGATGAATGTTTCAATCAACACTTCATGGCGCGCAGCCGCAATGACTTCAAATACGCGCGGAAAGAATTCCTCGCCATTTTCGAGTAGCGAAAATTGGTTGCCTTTGGTCCATTGTTGACTCACTGGACTGCTTTCCTTCTTGTGATGATCTTATGATGGCCGGCAGCGATGCCAGTTCGTTTGCGATCCGCATACAACCCGCAATCATCAGAGAAGCACAGTGGTTGCTTGTTCCATGCAGTATGACGGGTCTCTCATGCTGCACGTTGTACTTGCGCAAGCGAAGCAAGGGTTCAATCGATGCCAATCGCTACTCACAGAGAGCGCATTTGCTGATTATCATCAAACGACATCGCGCTTATTGCTAAGCTGTTTTCAAAGGAGTGCCGCCATGAGACCACGCATTGCGCTTCAAGTGCTTGCCTTGCTGCTTGCATCCATTCCCCTGCTTGCCGTTGCACAGGAATTGACAGCCCCTGCCACCATTGGCAAGCCTGCATCCAAGGTGTATAGGCAAGTCATGCCGGATGGAAAAATCATCTACTCCGACAAACCTGTCAAGGGCGCAAAGATCGATGAAACGATTATTCCCGATCCGGCCAACGTCAATACCTGGAAGTCGGAAACCGGCAAACGCCCGGTCGTTCCGCCACGCGTAGAGTCGACGCCAGTTACAAAGACGCCGCCGCTTGCTGCGGCAAGCAAACGTAAGAGCGAAGATGAAGCGAACACGAATGTGATAAAAGCGGAAATGCTGCTGGAAGACGCCAGGAAAAAACAACGCAACGGCGTGGAACCGCTGCCGGGAGAGAGGACCGGCAATGCATCGGGCGGTTCGAGACTGAATGAAATTTATAATGCGCGCCAGCTAGCCTTGCAGCGTGATGTGGTGCAGGCCGAAGCGATGTTGAAAAAAGCCATACGCGAGCGCGATGCCTTACAGGGAACGCCGGCAACACGTTAAGCGTCATTCGATTCACTTGCCCCCGGTCCAGGGTGCGTTGGATGGATTGGCATTGCGCCCGCAATCGCATTCGTCCCAGTTATGATGATCCCAGATTTTCGGATTGAAATCGCTTGAGCTTGCGACAAAGCCTCGTGTGCGATTGCCTTGTATCGGTGCACCGGACAAATTGCCATCGTCGTCCGGTGGAGCGCCTCCGCATGCGCTTAATGCTGCAGCGACGCATACCGCGGTGACCATTGAAGTCCATGCTCTGTTTATCGTTGCTGTATTTTCCGTCAATCTCATTTCACAAGTTGCGTGACGTCACGTCTATTGCCTACACGCATGCTCTGAGATTTCCCGACAGAAAAGGTTCCTGCCGTCAACGACAAAAATATTTTGATACAACAATGCGTTAAGGCATTGATAACTGTTATCAATTATGGCAACAGCTAAATGAAATTAGGGGGCAAGGAAGCGAAAGCCTGGGCGCGCATGGCGCTGATATGCGCTGTGGCGAAAGAATGGCGGATTGGTGAAAATGCGATGCGGAGAAAAAATTTGCGATGAACAATAAAGTACAAAAGACAAGGGCTGAACGGCAACGCCTGTTCAGCCCTTGTTTATCAGATATATGCGTAGTCAATAATTGGGCACCGGCCGGAATGTACCGCCTTCATCAGATGCCGCAGCCTTGCCTTCCGCTTCTGCCTCGGCAAGGGTTTGAATGATCAGACCGGGGTCGATGTCTGGCAGGCGCTGCGACAGATCGTCGATCGCCATCAGATTGCTTCGGTCCTGATCCCATTGTTGATAGACATCCGTGATTTTTTTCCATACACGGCCGTGCTCCTGGTTCATCGGCATGCTGCATCTCCTTCGAGGTTAACTACTCCTGAGTTCCTTCAAACACGAAACAGTTCTCGTTGCCCGGCACAAAATAGACATGCGTCAATGTGCCGATGCGATATGCATTTCGACGCGAGTTACGGCAATGGCTTAACATGTTGGCCATTGATTGAATGACAGGGGAACAAGTGCAACCAGTTATCGCCGTCGACTCGCTGACAAAGACTTATGCATCCGGCTTTAAGGCGCTCAACAGCGTCAACCTCCAGATCCGTCGTGGCGAAATATTCGCCTTGCTCGGGCCAAACGGCGCAGGCAAGACCACGCTCATCAGCATTATTTGCGGCATTGTCAATGCCAGTAGCGGCAAGGTAGTGGCCGACGGACACGACATCGCGCGTGATTACCGCGCCGCGCGCAAGAAAATCGGACTCGTGCCGCAGGAATTGTCCACCGATGCTTTCGAAACCGTATGGGACACCGTCAAGTTCAGCCGCGGCCTGTTCGGCAAGGCGCCGAACGATGCCTACCTCGAAAAGGTACTGAAAGACCTGTCGCTATGGGCCAAGCGCGATTCCAAGATCATGACGCTGTCGGGAGGCATGAAACGCCGGGTGATGATCGCCAAGGCGCTCAGTCACGAACCCACCATCCTGTTCCTGGACGAACCGACGGCCGGCGTTGATGTCGAGCTGCGGCGCGACATGTGGGACATGGTGCGCCGCCTGCGCGAAAGCGGCGTCACCATCATCCTCACTACCCATTACATCGAGGAAGCCGAAGAAATGGCGGATCGTATCGGCGTCATCAACAAGGGAGAAATCCTGCTGGTGGAAGAAAAAACCGCACTCATGCAAAAGCTGGGCAAGAAGCAGTTGACGCTGCATCTTCAGCAGGCGCTTGCATCGGTGCCCGCCGAGCTTGCCGGCTATCGGCTCGAACTGTCGGAAGACGGCAACCAGCTGGTCTATACCTTCGATGCGCAAGGCGAGCGCATGGGCATTCCGGACTTGCTGCGGCGGCTTGGCGAACATGGCATTCATTTCCGCGACCTGCAAACCAGCGAAAGCTCGCTGGAAGATATCTTCGTCAGCCTGGTGAGGGGGAATGCATGAATCTGCACGCGATCAAGGCAATCTATATTTTTGAAATGGCGCGTACCTGGCGCACTCTGCTGCAGAGCATCGCGTCGCCGGTGATTTCGACCTCGCTATATTTCATCGTGTTCGGTTCGGCGATCGGTACGCGCATGGCGGAGATCGATGGCATCAGCTACGGCGCCTATATCGTACCCGGCCTGATCATGCTGTCGGTGCTGACCGAGAGCATCTCCAACGCATCGTTTGGCATCTATATGCCCAAGTGGGCGGGGACGATCTATGAAGTGCTGTCCGCACCGATATCCGCATTCGAGATCGTGATCGGCTATGTCGGCGCGGCCGCGAGCAAGTCGGTAATCCTCGGCTTGATCATCCTGCTGACCTCATGGCTGTTCGTCGATTATACGATCGTGCATCCATGGTGGATGCTGGGATTTCTGGCGCTGACCTCGCTTACCTTTTGCCTGTTCGGCTTCATCATTGGTGTCTGGGCCGATGGATGGGAAAAGCTGCAGGTGGTGCCGATCATGATCGTGACGCCGCTGACCTTCCTGGGCGGCAGCTTTTATTCGATCAACATGCTGCCGCCGTTCTGGCAGAAGGTGACCTTGTTCAATCCCGTTGTCTATCTGGTCAGCGGATTCCGCTGGAGCTTTTATGGCGTGTCGGACGTCGGCATCGGCGTCAGTCTCGGCATGACGCTGGTCTTCATGCTGTTATGCCTGGCGGGTATCTGGTGGATATTCCGCACTGGCTACCGGCTGAAGAACTGATTTGGCCGACATGACTGTCAACGGTATGGAAAAGGGAATCGCAATGCGACACGTTCTAGGGCTTGCCATGTTCGCTGCATCCACCAGCTTCTCTGTGCCGGTCTCTGCGCATGACACCACCGCCGCCATTGCACCCCTGCCCGGCCGCATCGTGATCGCCCATCGTGGCGCCAGCGCGCTGCGGCCCGAGCATACGCTGGAAGCGTACGCCAAGGCGATCGAAGATGGCGCCGACGCGATCGAACCGGATATCGTGATCACCAAGGATGGCGTCCTGGTGGCGCGTCACGAAAACGAGATTTCCGGCACCACCAATGTCGCCGACAAGCCGGAATTCGCCGACCGCAAAACGACGAAGCGCATCGACAATGTGGCCGTCACCGGATGGTTCATCGAAGATTTCACGCTGGCTGAGCTCAAGACCTTGGGCGCCATCGAGCGCATACCGGACAATCGCCCGGACAACACCCGGTTCAATGGCCAGTTTGCGGTTCCGACGCTGCAGGAGATCATCGACCTCGCCAGGACCAGATCGGCGCAAACACGGCGCACGATTGCGATCTATCCCGAGACCAAGCACCCAAGCTATTTCAACGCTATCGGGCTGCCGCTGGAAAAGCGGCTGGTCGATCTCTTGCATGCAAACGGTTATCGCGGCCGGCATGCGCCGGTCTTCATCCAGTCGTTCGAGGTCGGCAGTTTGAAGGAAATGCGCGCGATGACCGATCTGCGCCTCATCCAGTTGATGTCGGCGTCGGGCCAGCCGGAAGACTTCAGGCTGGCCGGCGACAAGCGGCGCTATCGCGACATGGCGAGCGCCTCAGGTTTGCAGGAAGTGGCGACCTATGCGAATGGCATCGGTCCGAGCAAGGACATGGTCATTCCGCGCGACAGCAGCAAGAACCTGACCGCGCCTAGCGATCTGGTGCGCAACGCGCATGCCGCCAAGTTGCTGGTGCATCCTTACACCTTCCGTCCGGAAAATCCCTTTTTGCCGACCGATCTGCGCCAGGGTGATGCCGCATCGCCTTCGCAGCGGGGCGACCTGATCGCGGAAATCCGGGCTTTCCTGCGGGCCGGTGTGAATGGCGTATTTACCGATGATCCGGCAGCAGGCCGCGCGGCGCTGAACAGCGAACCAGGCAAGTAATACGATCGAACGTCCATTGACAGTCGATCAGCGGACCTCGTCCGGCGTGTCCGCCGGCTTGTCGGTCGCCGGCAATTCCTGCGGAACGGGCTGGTAACCGGGATTGACCAGCGGGTCCTGACCAGGAACATCGGTACGCGGCTGGATAGGCGCCGGATCGGGACGAGGTGCTTCGCGCGTCATCTTCGCTCCCGGTTTCAGGCCGCTTCCGCGGCGCGAAGCAAGGCATCTTCGAACACGTCCACCGGCTGCCCGCCCTGGATCAGATAACGGTCGTTGATGATGACGGCCGGTACCGAATGGATGCCGTGTTCCAGATAAAACCGCTCTTGCTGCCGGGTGTCGTCGGCGAATTCGTCGGACAACAGGATTTGCCGCGCCCGCTCGGCATCCAGTCCGGCCGTGCCGGCGGCGCGTAGCAGCACCTCGTGCGAACTCGGGTCTTCACCCTCGGTGAAATAAGCGGAGAACAAGGCATGCTTGAGTTCCCGCTGCCGCCCTTCGCCTTGCGCCCAATGCAGCAGGCGGTGGGCGTCAAAGGTGTTGTAGATGCGGTCGCGCCTGTCCATGCGGAAGCTAAAGCCGACTGCCGCACCGCGTTCGCGGATGGCCTCACGGGTATGCTCGGACTGCTCCGGCGTCGCGCCGTATTTTTCGGCCAGGTGTTCGGTGATGTCCTGTCCTTCCGGCGGCATTTGCGGATTCAATTCAAACGGCTGGAAATGTAAGTCTGCGCTCACCTTGTCAGCAACACGCGTCATTGCCTGTTCGAGCGACTTGAGCCCGATAATGCACCAGGGGCAGGAAACGTCGGATACAAAGTCGATCTTGAGTCGCGTACTCATTGTTTTACTCATTGTTTATCACTCCGGTCTTGAGGCGTATCGGTTTTTGAAGACTTGGGATCGCCGCTACCGACCACTGCCTTGAGCCGCTGGATTCTCGCATATTCGGACGGATCTTCCTTCGCCAGCCTGTTTTCGCGCCATTTGTAATAGACCGCCAAACCGAGCATCGCAGCCGCACCGACCGCCAGCTTTCCCTTGTGGTTGCCCAGCATGCCCTTTACTGCGGCGGCTTGTTGCCCCGGGCCGGCCGGCGAGCCGGAATCCATTCCCGAATTGGATTTCGCATCGCTTGGCACAACCGGAGGATTCAAATCAGAAGATTCCTGGATATGCATAAGGGACCGGACCTTTCCTGTTCGGGTTTCACGAAATTGGATGACAACATGATTAGTCCTTGCAAAAAGCAAGTAGTTCATCGGAGGAACCCGGTATGCCAAAGGGAAATATCGGCCCTGTTACCGCGCACCGGAAACCATGACCCATTCCCGCTCTTCGACCTGCGTCAATTGCCGCAGGCAGTCGGCTTCCTTGTCCGACAAACCGTCGATCATCCTGGGATCGTCGATGTCGAGCGCACCATGCCGCGCCAGCAATTCCAGTTTGCTCAGATAGTTACCCATCAGCAGAACCTTGCCGACCGGCGACAGATGGGCGCTGTTCTTGTTTTCGCCCTGTTCCCGGATCGCGGTCATGACCGACTCGGGGAAATGCCATTCGGTGCCGATGTTGTAGGCCAGTGTGCGTCCATAGGCCGCCAAGGCATTACAAAAGGTCGGAGATCCGACCGGTTGGCGACCATCCGATATCTGGTCGATGACGCGCAACGACACGGTCAGGCCGACGTTCTGCACCAGTCCGGCGAGGAATACTTCCAGCGGCTCTACCGCTTCGTCCACTGCCAGCAGCCGGTTGGCAAGCGCACAGCGCTCGGACTGCGCCCACAGCCGCGGTGCCACCATCTTGGTAAAACTGCCGGACTTGAGATTGATGATGGGCTTGAAGGCGACGCTGGTGATCAATTGGCGCAAGCCATCCTGCCCCAGTACCAGGATGGCATGGTCGATGCTGGTGATCGGCTTGCCGGTGCTGTAGGCGACGCTGTTGGCCAGCCGCAGCACCTCGGCGACCAGCACCAGGTCGGTTGAAATCTTGCGCGCCAGCTCCGCCCCGGCAAAGTCGCCGCTGCGCAGGCTTTGTAGCAATTGCGGAATCACGCCAGGCATGCGCCGCACCAGGTGGGCGCCGGATTCATTGGACTTCACCACGCCATCGAGCGCCGCCAGGATCGCATTCTCGTTCCCGTTGGTGAAGATATCGGGGTGGCTTTCGGCATCGAACAGCCAGCTGGCGAAGATGAAATCGACCTGGTCGCGTTGCATCGACGAGACGCTGTCCGAGGCGAAGCGTGCCGTCTTGACCGGGGCCGGCGCAGTCGGCGCGGCCTGGGTTGTGGAATTCAGTTTGGGAGCCGGCTTGCCGGAATCAGAAAAGATGCGTCGCAGCCAGTCGTACATAGCGTCAGGAACAGAGGTTATCGGCACCCGGCATGCTGCCGGGTTTGCCTCGATTTAAACATGCTATTGACGCCGCGTCGACTGCGATCTGTACCTACCCTGCCTTTACTCCCTGCTCTGCTTGGCGCAAGGACGCCAGCAAGCGCATGCCTGCGGGCCAGTTAC includes:
- a CDS encoding HDOD domain-containing protein produces the protein MPITSVPDAMYDWLRRIFSDSGKPAPKLNSTTQAAPTAPAPVKTARFASDSVSSMQRDQVDFIFASWLFDAESHPDIFTNGNENAILAALDGVVKSNESGAHLVRRMPGVIPQLLQSLRSGDFAGAELARKISTDLVLVAEVLRLANSVAYSTGKPITSIDHAILVLGQDGLRQLITSVAFKPIINLKSGSFTKMVAPRLWAQSERCALANRLLAVDEAVEPLEVFLAGLVQNVGLTVSLRVIDQISDGRQPVGSPTFCNALAAYGRTLAYNIGTEWHFPESVMTAIREQGENKNSAHLSPVGKVLLMGNYLSKLELLARHGALDIDDPRMIDGLSDKEADCLRQLTQVEEREWVMVSGAR
- a CDS encoding DsbA family oxidoreductase; amino-acid sequence: MSTRLKIDFVSDVSCPWCIIGLKSLEQAMTRVADKVSADLHFQPFELNPQMPPEGQDITEHLAEKYGATPEQSEHTREAIRERGAAVGFSFRMDRRDRIYNTFDAHRLLHWAQGEGRQRELKHALFSAYFTEGEDPSSHEVLLRAAGTAGLDAERARQILLSDEFADDTRQQERFYLEHGIHSVPAVIINDRYLIQGGQPVDVFEDALLRAAEAA
- a CDS encoding glycerophosphodiester phosphodiesterase, with amino-acid sequence MRHVLGLAMFAASTSFSVPVSAHDTTAAIAPLPGRIVIAHRGASALRPEHTLEAYAKAIEDGADAIEPDIVITKDGVLVARHENEISGTTNVADKPEFADRKTTKRIDNVAVTGWFIEDFTLAELKTLGAIERIPDNRPDNTRFNGQFAVPTLQEIIDLARTRSAQTRRTIAIYPETKHPSYFNAIGLPLEKRLVDLLHANGYRGRHAPVFIQSFEVGSLKEMRAMTDLRLIQLMSASGQPEDFRLAGDKRRYRDMASASGLQEVATYANGIGPSKDMVIPRDSSKNLTAPSDLVRNAHAAKLLVHPYTFRPENPFLPTDLRQGDAASPSQRGDLIAEIRAFLRAGVNGVFTDDPAAGRAALNSEPGK